In Arthrobacter sp. SLBN-83, one DNA window encodes the following:
- a CDS encoding universal stress protein, which translates to MTSRKPIAVGTNDSAQSRAAVVWAARRAHRANLPLVILHVVDDRWVAEPYPWFGTLQQAGEELLKTAAGRLEGTVTVTPETELLTGSVGGSLAKYSKRTSMMVIGSGSGHFGGTLADRALQVATAAKVPVAVVGTQDLEGRSGVVVGVDGSPESTQAVAFAAAEADREGDELTVVYAVDVPDPIIDAGLSPAAMAELIADEERVVLSEAVAGLKEDYPDLIVHQRLETERGAVAALVEAAAGARLLVVGSRGKGAFKRLLLGSTAHGVLKHLPCPVIITRTDAANAV; encoded by the coding sequence ATGACATCCCGGAAACCCATAGCTGTGGGCACCAACGACTCAGCACAAAGCCGGGCCGCCGTCGTGTGGGCCGCCCGCCGCGCCCACCGTGCGAACCTGCCACTGGTAATCCTCCATGTGGTGGACGACAGGTGGGTTGCCGAACCCTATCCGTGGTTTGGAACGCTTCAGCAGGCCGGGGAGGAACTGCTGAAGACAGCCGCCGGACGCCTCGAAGGAACGGTTACGGTCACCCCTGAAACGGAGTTGTTGACCGGCAGCGTGGGCGGGTCCCTTGCCAAGTACTCCAAGAGGACCTCGATGATGGTCATCGGTTCGGGCAGCGGGCACTTCGGCGGCACCCTTGCCGACCGCGCGCTCCAGGTGGCCACGGCCGCCAAGGTCCCTGTCGCCGTCGTCGGAACACAGGATCTCGAAGGCAGGTCCGGAGTGGTGGTGGGCGTTGACGGGTCCCCGGAATCCACCCAGGCGGTCGCCTTCGCGGCCGCGGAGGCAGACCGCGAAGGCGACGAACTCACGGTCGTTTACGCCGTTGATGTGCCGGATCCCATCATCGACGCCGGCTTGTCGCCCGCGGCCATGGCAGAGCTTATCGCCGACGAGGAACGCGTGGTGCTCTCCGAGGCAGTGGCAGGACTCAAGGAAGACTACCCGGACTTGATTGTGCACCAGCGGCTTGAAACCGAACGCGGAGCGGTTGCCGCCCTTGTCGAGGCCGCCGCCGGGGCGAGGCTGCTGGTGGTGGGCAGCCGGGGCAAGGGCGCCTTCAAGCGCCTCCTGCTCGGGTCCACCGCGCACGGCGTCCTGAAGCACCTTCCGTGCCCCGTGATCATCACCCGGACCGACGCTGCCAACGCTGTGTAG
- a CDS encoding AI-2E family transporter produces the protein MEPNMSPDGPAAQPSRPQSFAARMSLLWTDGLGRAGIRAIQALSVLALAWVAVTAAIRVPLVTIPVLVALILASAMAPAVRWLAARGWPRALAVLSSFLVILAMAAGVVGGIIALVRQQASVLAARAEAGISQLQQFITTGPVALTSDQIDAARGEFQKFLTGGSLGADALTGLRTAGEIVAGSVLTAVILFFFLKDGEKIRGLLIGFLPGTRQGKAHLAAERSIVVLGGYVRGTLIIAAIDAVIVLAGLLILRVPLAVPLAAVVFLGGFIPIIGATTAGSLAVLVALVENGPVPALVVLVILVAANQLEHHLLQPLFMGRVLRIHGLVIILALAAGATLAGVIGALLAVPLTAVGWTIYRTLAERDTPGPEPIAPAAPGA, from the coding sequence ATGGAACCCAATATGTCCCCCGACGGGCCCGCGGCACAGCCGTCCCGGCCCCAGTCCTTCGCCGCCCGGATGTCCCTCCTGTGGACCGACGGATTGGGCCGGGCCGGCATCCGCGCCATCCAGGCACTTTCCGTCCTGGCCCTTGCCTGGGTGGCGGTGACGGCCGCCATCCGCGTCCCGCTGGTCACCATCCCGGTACTCGTCGCGTTGATCCTGGCGTCAGCGATGGCTCCTGCCGTCCGCTGGCTCGCGGCACGGGGCTGGCCCCGCGCCCTGGCGGTACTGTCTTCCTTCCTGGTGATCCTGGCGATGGCGGCCGGAGTAGTGGGTGGAATCATCGCCCTGGTACGGCAGCAGGCCTCCGTCCTGGCTGCCCGGGCAGAAGCAGGCATTAGCCAGCTTCAGCAATTCATCACCACTGGCCCCGTGGCCCTGACCAGTGACCAAATCGACGCAGCCCGCGGCGAGTTCCAGAAGTTCCTGACTGGAGGAAGCCTGGGGGCCGACGCGCTGACGGGCCTGCGAACGGCCGGGGAGATTGTGGCAGGTTCAGTCCTGACAGCCGTGATCCTGTTCTTTTTCCTCAAAGACGGCGAGAAGATCCGGGGCCTCCTGATCGGGTTCCTCCCCGGGACCCGCCAAGGCAAGGCACATTTGGCGGCCGAACGCAGCATCGTGGTGCTGGGCGGCTACGTCCGGGGGACACTCATCATCGCAGCCATTGACGCCGTGATTGTCCTTGCCGGACTCCTGATCCTGCGGGTTCCGTTGGCGGTCCCCCTTGCCGCGGTGGTCTTCCTGGGCGGCTTCATTCCGATTATCGGCGCAACCACCGCCGGCAGCCTGGCGGTGCTGGTGGCCCTGGTGGAGAACGGACCGGTTCCCGCGCTGGTGGTCCTGGTGATCCTGGTTGCTGCCAACCAACTGGAACACCACCTCCTCCAGCCCCTCTTCATGGGCCGGGTCCTGAGGATCCACGGGCTGGTGATCATCCTGGCACTGGCCGCGGGGGCAACGCTGGCCGGCGTCATCGGTGCGCTGCTGGCCGTGCCGCTGACCGCCGTCGGCTGGACCATCTACAGGACGCTGGCCGAAAGGGACACACCCGGCCCGGAGCCTATTGCTCCGGCAGCGCCCGGGGCGTAA
- a CDS encoding mycothiol transferase, translating to MQSKELLLEAFDRLPSLVRQALEGLDEADLQRRPAGNGNSIGWLIWHTGRVEDAQVASASGLEQVWTAEGFASRFGLPLAERDTGYGHTSEQVDAVKAPRELLQDYYEAVHRQTAKVLRDISDPDLDRVVDKHWDPPVTLGVRLISILGDCLQHLGQAAYAKGLHAEPADAPGA from the coding sequence ATGCAATCCAAGGAACTGTTGCTTGAGGCCTTCGACCGGCTCCCGTCACTCGTCCGCCAGGCACTGGAAGGGCTGGACGAGGCGGACCTGCAGCGCCGTCCTGCCGGTAACGGCAATTCCATTGGCTGGCTGATATGGCATACGGGCCGGGTGGAAGATGCGCAGGTGGCCTCCGCCTCCGGGCTGGAGCAGGTTTGGACGGCAGAAGGCTTTGCTTCCCGTTTCGGGCTGCCCTTGGCGGAACGCGACACGGGCTACGGCCACACCAGCGAACAGGTGGACGCCGTCAAAGCGCCCCGCGAGCTTCTGCAGGATTACTACGAGGCGGTCCACCGGCAGACCGCCAAGGTCCTGCGGGACATCAGCGATCCGGACCTGGACCGCGTGGTCGACAAACATTGGGACCCGCCCGTAACCCTCGGAGTGCGGCTAATCAGCATACTGGGGGACTGCCTCCAGCACCTCGGCCAGGCAGCATATGCCAAAGGGCTGCACGCGGAGCCGGCAGACGCCCCCGGTGCGTGA
- a CDS encoding ribonuclease Z: protein MREFVVLGTASQVPTRTRNHNGYFLRWDGEGLLFDPGEGTQRQMVHAGVAASQITRICLTHVHGDHCYGLPGVLSRMALDGAAHPVHLHYPASGEQIVQALVAVSSPGIDLRLHPHSGAGPVADGLEIRPLRHRIETYGYLLTEPDGRTFLPERLRTAGIEGPDVGRLQRQGSLGAVALEDVSIPRPGQRFAFIMDTAPCVGAEELAEGTDLLVTESTFRNDDGELAQQYLHLTAGQAGELAASGKSRTLVLTHFSARYGDDMSLLAEQAQARAAGTTVIAAHDLQRIAVPPRRHQVRETADHYDGDRRR from the coding sequence GTGCGTGAATTCGTGGTGCTGGGCACGGCTTCCCAGGTTCCCACCCGTACACGGAACCACAACGGCTACTTCCTGCGCTGGGATGGCGAAGGACTCTTGTTCGACCCCGGCGAGGGCACCCAGCGCCAAATGGTCCATGCCGGCGTGGCGGCAAGCCAGATCACCAGGATCTGCCTCACGCATGTGCACGGAGACCACTGCTACGGCCTGCCGGGAGTCCTGTCCCGAATGGCCCTGGACGGTGCTGCTCACCCCGTTCACCTTCACTATCCGGCCTCCGGGGAGCAGATTGTCCAGGCCCTCGTGGCTGTCAGTTCGCCCGGCATCGACCTGCGGCTCCATCCGCACTCCGGCGCCGGACCCGTGGCTGACGGCCTGGAGATCCGGCCCCTTAGGCACCGCATCGAGACGTACGGATATCTGCTCACCGAGCCTGACGGCCGTACCTTCCTTCCGGAACGGCTCCGGACGGCAGGAATCGAAGGGCCTGACGTGGGCCGGCTGCAGCGCCAAGGCTCCCTCGGCGCAGTCGCGCTGGAGGACGTAAGCATTCCCAGGCCCGGCCAGCGCTTCGCGTTCATCATGGACACCGCGCCGTGCGTCGGCGCGGAGGAACTGGCCGAGGGCACGGACCTGCTGGTCACCGAGTCGACATTCCGCAACGACGACGGTGAGCTGGCGCAGCAATACCTGCACCTGACCGCCGGGCAGGCAGGGGAGCTGGCGGCGTCCGGAAAGTCCCGCACGCTGGTGCTCACCCACTTTTCCGCACGGTACGGCGACGACATGTCCCTGCTTGCGGAACAAGCGCAGGCACGCGCTGCAGGGACCACGGTCATCGCAGCCCATGACCTGCAGCGCATAGCCGTTCCCCCGCGGCGGCACCAGGTGCGGGAAACAGCGGACCATTATGACGGCGATAGACGGCGATAG
- a CDS encoding protein adenylyltransferase SelO encodes MTAAAESTVAFDGRFARELSELAVPWQAEEAPSPGLLVLNEKLARDLGLDPEYLRSPEGVRLLVGNHVPPGATPVAQAYAGHQFGGYSPLLGDGRALLLGEVTDRNGRLLDIHLKGSGRTPFARAGDGRAVVGPMLREYLVSEAMYALHIPTTRSLAVVGTGRQVRRDDMLPGAVLARVASSHLRVGSFQYARATENMELLKRLADHAISRHYPHAAGADNPYLELFALVVSAQAELVARWMLVGFVHGVMNTDNMTISGETIDYGPCAFMDAFNPAAVYSSIDVSGRYAYANQPVLAEWNLARLAEAMLPLIHEDQEQAVAPAVEVLGRFRGQYSRAWTSGMNAKLGLGSGESDGETMSALVDGTIAILKDGPVDYTLFFRNLGKAARGDLRPVRGMVLDLAAFDSWAERWQALKPDAELMDSVNPAYIPRNHLVEEALAAATGGNLSPLQQLLEAVSDPFTERPGLERYAEGAPEDFGNYMTFCGT; translated from the coding sequence ATGACGGCAGCAGCTGAATCCACGGTGGCTTTTGACGGCCGCTTCGCGCGTGAACTGTCGGAACTCGCTGTTCCCTGGCAGGCCGAGGAAGCCCCCAGCCCCGGCCTCCTTGTCCTCAATGAGAAGCTGGCGCGTGACCTGGGCCTGGACCCGGAGTACCTGCGCAGTCCCGAAGGCGTGCGGCTCCTGGTGGGAAATCACGTTCCTCCTGGCGCCACCCCGGTGGCGCAGGCGTACGCCGGCCACCAGTTCGGCGGATACTCGCCGCTGCTCGGTGATGGGCGGGCGCTTCTGCTGGGCGAGGTCACGGACCGCAACGGACGCCTCCTTGACATCCACCTCAAAGGCTCGGGACGCACGCCTTTCGCCCGGGCGGGGGACGGCCGGGCCGTCGTCGGGCCGATGCTGCGCGAATACCTCGTCAGCGAGGCCATGTACGCCCTGCACATTCCCACCACCCGTTCGCTCGCCGTCGTGGGAACGGGCCGCCAGGTCCGGCGCGACGATATGCTGCCGGGCGCCGTCCTGGCCCGGGTGGCAAGCAGCCATCTTCGCGTGGGCAGCTTCCAGTACGCGCGTGCCACGGAAAACATGGAGCTCCTGAAGCGGTTGGCGGACCACGCCATCAGCAGGCACTACCCCCACGCCGCCGGCGCCGACAACCCCTACCTCGAACTGTTCGCCTTGGTCGTCTCCGCCCAGGCGGAACTGGTGGCCCGCTGGATGCTGGTGGGATTCGTCCACGGGGTCATGAATACGGACAACATGACCATCTCAGGGGAAACCATCGATTACGGCCCCTGCGCGTTCATGGACGCGTTCAATCCCGCCGCCGTCTACAGTTCGATCGACGTCAGTGGCCGCTACGCCTACGCCAACCAGCCGGTTCTGGCCGAGTGGAACCTTGCCCGGCTGGCGGAGGCGATGCTGCCGCTTATCCACGAAGACCAGGAGCAGGCGGTTGCCCCGGCGGTGGAGGTGCTGGGCCGGTTCCGGGGGCAATACAGCAGGGCATGGACCAGCGGGATGAATGCCAAACTCGGCCTCGGCAGCGGGGAGAGTGACGGGGAAACCATGTCCGCGCTGGTGGACGGCACCATTGCCATCCTGAAGGACGGACCCGTGGATTACACCCTCTTCTTCCGTAACCTTGGCAAGGCGGCCCGGGGCGACCTTCGTCCGGTGCGCGGCATGGTCCTTGATTTGGCTGCGTTTGATTCCTGGGCAGAGCGGTGGCAGGCACTGAAACCGGACGCGGAGCTGATGGACAGCGTCAACCCGGCGTACATCCCCAGGAACCACCTCGTGGAGGAGGCGTTGGCCGCTGCCACGGGCGGAAACCTGTCCCCCTTGCAGCAACTGCTGGAGGCAGTCAGCGACCCCTTTACCGAACGGCCCGGGCTTGAACGCTACGCGGAAGGCGCCCCTGAAGACTTCGGCAACTACATGACCTTCTGCGGGACCTGA
- a CDS encoding LysM peptidoglycan-binding domain-containing protein, whose protein sequence is MSKNSTTARHRATPARSIVLEGLAVTAKSQARSLGRPALAVAAASGIAFGVGAPAHAGVTGPDTTEKTNVQAYSAPAAPVAAPAAAAGSVHTVVSGDTLGAIASAYGVSLNDVLSANGLALSSVIYPGDQIQIPGAGYTAAPAPAPAAAPVQTAAAAPANTGMNMSYASATPVSAPTGTGTGAAILANAYGQLGIKQDCTAMVEKALRSVGKSVGDLAPTQFFQYGTMVSAPAPGDLIITSGHVGVYAGNGQVVSGGVNGYDTQVHSISWLGGYSAVRVA, encoded by the coding sequence GTGTCAAAAAATTCCACCACTGCCCGTCACCGCGCAACTCCGGCCCGCTCGATTGTTCTCGAGGGCCTCGCCGTGACAGCCAAGTCCCAGGCCCGCTCGCTGGGCCGCCCCGCGCTGGCAGTTGCTGCAGCGTCCGGCATTGCCTTCGGCGTCGGCGCGCCGGCCCACGCCGGTGTCACCGGCCCGGACACCACTGAAAAGACCAACGTGCAGGCCTACTCCGCACCTGCCGCCCCCGTTGCGGCTCCGGCAGCGGCAGCAGGAAGCGTCCACACCGTGGTTTCCGGCGATACCCTCGGTGCCATCGCGTCTGCTTACGGCGTCAGCCTGAACGATGTCCTGTCCGCCAACGGCCTGGCCCTGTCCTCGGTCATCTACCCGGGCGACCAGATCCAGATCCCCGGTGCCGGCTACACCGCGGCACCGGCTCCGGCTCCCGCAGCAGCACCCGTGCAGACTGCAGCCGCCGCTCCGGCCAACACCGGCATGAACATGTCCTACGCCTCGGCCACCCCTGTGTCAGCTCCCACCGGCACGGGCACCGGCGCTGCCATCCTGGCAAACGCCTACGGCCAGCTGGGCATCAAGCAGGACTGCACCGCCATGGTTGAGAAGGCGCTGCGCTCGGTGGGCAAGTCCGTCGGCGATCTTGCCCCCACCCAGTTCTTCCAGTACGGCACCATGGTAAGCGCTCCTGCTCCCGGCGACCTGATCATCACCTCCGGCCACGTGGGCGTTTACGCCGGCAACGGCCAGGTTGTCAGCGGCGGCGTGAACGGCTACGACACCCAGGTGCACTCCATCAGCTGGCTCGGCGGCTACTCCGCGGTCCGCGTCGCCTAA
- a CDS encoding TraR/DksA family transcriptional regulator, translating into MPDFDRFRELLEEERARRLELLPALRADIAAANSARQDSNVDDEHDPEGATIAFELSQASALLKQSSAGLDQIDAALARLAGGTYGICAVCGQSIAEGRLEARPWTPFCILHASSGRGR; encoded by the coding sequence ATGCCAGATTTCGACCGGTTCCGGGAGCTGCTCGAAGAGGAGCGGGCGCGGCGGCTGGAGCTGCTGCCGGCGCTGCGGGCTGACATCGCGGCGGCGAATTCGGCCCGGCAGGACTCCAATGTCGATGACGAGCACGATCCCGAAGGGGCCACCATCGCTTTCGAGCTTTCGCAGGCTTCGGCGCTCCTGAAGCAGAGCTCGGCCGGCCTGGACCAGATTGACGCGGCGCTGGCCCGCCTGGCCGGGGGAACCTATGGCATCTGTGCAGTGTGTGGACAATCCATTGCGGAAGGCAGGCTGGAAGCGCGGCCATGGACGCCGTTCTGTATTCTGCACGCGTCTTCGGGCCGGGGACGATGA
- a CDS encoding DNA alkylation repair protein has translation MTGSADMVSAAVEFVDRTLQNEGAWYRADDVGNRLGWAMDSYGSSIGAVRGTVRDALRKFKDLDHDATVMLASALWGQPRPGSRPVFERRLAAVVLLQSRVRLLRHSDLTRLEGFLRSAQAAELAKPLLADVLVPLLSGLGERERQRAGVVLARWRDDPDPQLQAAAAALENDLPL, from the coding sequence ATGACTGGCTCGGCGGACATGGTGTCCGCGGCGGTGGAGTTCGTTGACCGGACCCTCCAGAACGAGGGCGCCTGGTACCGGGCGGACGACGTCGGGAACCGGCTGGGCTGGGCGATGGACTCTTACGGCTCCTCCATCGGAGCGGTGCGCGGCACGGTGCGCGATGCGCTGCGCAAATTCAAGGACCTGGACCACGACGCCACGGTGATGCTTGCCTCCGCCCTGTGGGGACAGCCCAGGCCCGGCTCCCGCCCGGTGTTTGAGCGCCGGTTGGCGGCCGTGGTGCTGTTGCAGTCAAGGGTGCGCCTGCTCCGGCACTCGGACCTGACCCGGCTGGAAGGCTTCCTGCGTTCTGCCCAGGCGGCTGAGCTGGCGAAACCCCTCCTTGCCGACGTCCTGGTGCCGCTGCTGTCCGGCCTCGGGGAGCGCGAGCGGCAGCGCGCCGGTGTGGTCCTTGCGAGGTGGCGGGACGACCCGGATCCGCAGCTTCAGGCAGCGGCAGCGGCTCTCGAAAACGATTTGCCCCTTTGA
- a CDS encoding DUF1810 domain-containing protein has product MNEHFDLDRFVAAQNSGGTYDQALGELQVGRKSGHWMWFVFPQISGLGQSATSRKYAISSLAEARAYLDHEVLGPRLLECALVLANHADQSAEDIFGGIDAKKLRSSMTLFLRAAPGETVFKTVLAQFFDGEPDPATDEILAAQAAD; this is encoded by the coding sequence ATGAACGAGCACTTTGACCTTGACCGTTTTGTTGCCGCGCAAAACAGCGGCGGAACCTATGACCAGGCGCTGGGGGAGCTGCAGGTCGGCAGGAAATCCGGGCACTGGATGTGGTTCGTCTTCCCGCAGATCTCCGGCCTGGGGCAGAGCGCAACGTCCCGCAAGTACGCCATCTCGTCACTCGCCGAGGCACGCGCCTACCTGGACCACGAGGTACTGGGACCACGGCTGCTGGAGTGCGCGCTGGTCCTGGCGAACCATGCCGACCAGTCCGCCGAGGACATTTTCGGCGGCATCGATGCCAAAAAGCTCCGGTCGTCCATGACACTGTTTCTCCGGGCGGCACCCGGAGAAACAGTGTTCAAGACCGTCCTGGCCCAGTTCTTCGACGGCGAGCCGGATCCTGCCACCGACGAAATCCTGGCCGCCCAGGCCGCTGACTGA
- a CDS encoding glucose 1-dehydrogenase, which translates to MTDQYTFRNPVTAYEKISPPKQHQPEPGLDAELAPKADLGEETYRGTGRLEGRRAIVTGADSGIGAATAIAFAREGADVVLSYLPQEEEDASRIAGIIEAAGRKAVKVPGDLKDSATCRELVDTAVAVLGGVDILVNNAGKQVAQEDLQDITDEQFDHTLKTNVYAMFWVTKAAVPHMPAGSTIINTTSIQAYNPSPTLVDYATTKASINNFTKGLAQQLAPKGIRVNAVAPGPIWTPLQVSSGQPKEQLPEFGQSTPLGRAGQPAELAPAYVFLASPESSYVVGETLNVNGGSPTP; encoded by the coding sequence ATGACTGACCAGTACACCTTCCGTAATCCCGTGACTGCCTACGAAAAGATTTCCCCGCCCAAGCAGCACCAGCCCGAGCCGGGCCTGGATGCCGAACTGGCACCCAAGGCCGATCTGGGCGAAGAAACGTACCGCGGAACGGGCCGGCTGGAAGGCCGTCGCGCCATCGTGACCGGCGCGGACTCAGGCATCGGCGCCGCAACGGCCATTGCCTTTGCCAGGGAAGGCGCCGACGTCGTCCTTTCCTACCTGCCCCAGGAAGAGGAGGACGCCTCCCGCATTGCCGGAATCATTGAGGCCGCAGGCCGCAAGGCGGTCAAGGTGCCGGGCGACCTCAAGGATTCGGCGACATGCCGGGAACTGGTGGATACCGCTGTTGCTGTGCTGGGCGGGGTGGACATCCTGGTCAACAACGCCGGGAAGCAGGTGGCCCAGGAAGACCTGCAGGACATCACCGACGAGCAGTTCGACCACACCCTGAAGACCAATGTGTACGCCATGTTCTGGGTGACCAAGGCCGCCGTCCCGCACATGCCGGCCGGGTCGACCATCATCAACACCACCTCGATCCAGGCGTACAACCCGTCCCCCACCCTGGTGGACTATGCCACCACCAAGGCCAGCATCAACAACTTCACCAAGGGGCTGGCGCAGCAACTGGCCCCCAAGGGCATCAGGGTGAACGCCGTGGCCCCGGGCCCGATCTGGACCCCGTTGCAGGTCAGCAGCGGCCAGCCCAAGGAGCAGCTGCCGGAATTCGGGCAGTCCACCCCCCTGGGCCGGGCAGGACAGCCCGCGGAGCTGGCACCCGCCTACGTCTTCCTGGCCTCACCCGAGTCCAGCTATGTGGTGGGCGAGACGCTGAACGTCAACGGCGGAAGCCCCACGCCTTAG
- a CDS encoding metallophosphoesterase family protein, with product MPLNLVFIADTHVPKRAKDLPGLVWRAIESADVVFHAGDWVEAALLDEFERRSKRLLGVYGNNDGPELRRRLPGTTTTTLDGVRFAMVHETGQAKGREQRCEALYPEADVLVFGHSHIPWDTVSPRGLRLLNPGSPTDRRRQPSCTFMEAVVDDGRLAEVRLVEVRRD from the coding sequence ATGCCATTGAACCTTGTCTTCATCGCCGACACCCACGTGCCAAAGCGCGCCAAAGACCTTCCCGGGCTGGTGTGGCGGGCCATCGAAAGCGCCGACGTGGTGTTCCACGCCGGTGACTGGGTGGAGGCCGCGCTGCTGGACGAGTTCGAGCGGCGAAGCAAGCGGCTGCTGGGCGTATATGGCAACAACGACGGCCCGGAGCTGCGCCGGCGGCTTCCCGGGACAACCACCACCACGCTGGACGGTGTCCGGTTTGCGATGGTGCACGAGACAGGGCAGGCAAAGGGCCGCGAACAGCGGTGCGAAGCGCTGTATCCGGAGGCCGATGTCCTGGTGTTCGGGCACAGCCACATCCCCTGGGACACCGTCTCGCCCAGAGGGCTGCGGCTGCTGAATCCGGGCTCGCCCACGGACCGCCGCCGGCAGCCCTCCTGCACGTTCATGGAAGCCGTGGTGGACGACGGGCGGTTGGCGGAGGTCAGGCTGGTGGAAGTGCGGCGGGATTGA
- a CDS encoding DUF1918 domain-containing protein → MEAAQGDRIVVHGRTVGSSDRHGVILEVRGEGGSPPYVVRFDDGHETVMYPGGDFAVDRAHNT, encoded by the coding sequence ATGGAGGCAGCCCAAGGCGACCGCATCGTGGTGCACGGAAGGACAGTGGGGTCCTCGGACCGGCACGGAGTGATTCTGGAAGTCCGCGGCGAGGGCGGAAGCCCGCCCTATGTCGTCCGCTTTGACGACGGGCACGAAACGGTCATGTATCCCGGCGGCGATTTCGCCGTCGACCGCGCACACAACACCTGA
- a CDS encoding NUDIX domain-containing protein encodes MDHFPYSSTSSTPPPRSGPRDPGDAWVEGDRGRYWGRFGAAGVLAYDPAKGVLLQHRAVWSHNGGTWGLPGGALHEGEEAVEGALREAFEEAAVPSESVEVLFTSVLDHGYWSYTTVVVRVLESFEPVISDPESIALLWIPVAEVEALELHPGFAAAWPDLLARLDPGELW; translated from the coding sequence ATGGATCACTTTCCGTACTCCAGCACATCCTCCACCCCGCCGCCCCGCTCCGGTCCACGCGACCCGGGCGACGCCTGGGTGGAAGGGGACCGTGGCCGGTACTGGGGCAGGTTCGGCGCCGCCGGTGTCCTGGCCTACGACCCCGCCAAGGGCGTGCTCCTGCAGCACCGCGCCGTCTGGAGCCACAACGGGGGAACATGGGGGCTGCCCGGCGGGGCGCTGCATGAGGGCGAAGAAGCGGTGGAAGGCGCGCTCCGGGAGGCCTTCGAGGAGGCTGCCGTCCCGTCGGAGAGCGTCGAGGTGCTGTTCACCTCGGTACTGGACCACGGGTACTGGTCCTACACCACCGTGGTGGTGCGGGTGCTGGAATCCTTCGAGCCCGTCATCAGCGATCCCGAAAGCATTGCGCTGCTCTGGATCCCGGTGGCCGAGGTGGAGGCCCTGGAGCTGCATCCAGGCTTCGCGGCCGCCTGGCCGGACCTGCTGGCGCGGCTGGATCCCGGGGAACTTTGGTAA
- a CDS encoding endonuclease/exonuclease/phosphatase family protein, whose amino-acid sequence MRVISYNLRKHAASGELLALARNHDIDALCLQEVDASDLPETLGPLHLADATKGNRLGLAIYYRTSRFTALDTQSFALKKSMHDRVLAPAHERLIGTRVMDNETQHELVIGSFHAAPLTASNSLRRKQIHAAHAELLSMGRGLMTLMVGDFNYPFFTKNLDMHMKNSGYALSLSNRRTYTRYKVFKGHFDFATSLGLDIASVETLPRGNSDHLPILVTAEYGEGY is encoded by the coding sequence ATGCGCGTCATCAGCTACAACCTCCGCAAGCACGCTGCCAGCGGCGAACTCCTCGCCCTGGCACGGAACCATGACATCGATGCGCTGTGCCTCCAGGAAGTGGATGCCAGCGACCTTCCGGAAACCCTGGGCCCCCTTCATCTGGCCGACGCCACCAAGGGCAACCGGCTGGGGCTGGCTATTTATTACCGCACCAGCCGTTTTACTGCCCTGGACACCCAGTCCTTCGCGTTGAAGAAGTCCATGCATGACAGGGTGCTGGCCCCGGCCCACGAGCGGCTGATCGGCACCAGGGTGATGGACAACGAAACGCAGCATGAGCTGGTGATCGGCTCCTTCCATGCAGCCCCGCTCACGGCCTCCAATTCGCTGCGGCGCAAGCAGATCCATGCAGCGCACGCCGAACTGCTGAGCATGGGCAGGGGCCTGATGACCCTGATGGTGGGGGATTTCAACTACCCGTTCTTCACCAAGAACCTTGACATGCACATGAAGAACTCCGGGTACGCCCTGTCCCTCAGCAACAGGCGGACCTACACCCGGTACAAGGTGTTCAAGGGCCACTTCGACTTCGCTACGTCACTGGGCCTGGACATCGCCAGCGTGGAAACGCTGCCGCGCGGCAATTCGGACCACCTGCCCATCCTGGTGACGGCCGAGTACGGCGAAGGCTACTGA